From Myxococcus guangdongensis, the proteins below share one genomic window:
- a CDS encoding aldo/keto reductase, producing the protein MRTRRLGSSDLDITPLGLGAWVIGGSGWQYTWGSQDDAESIEAIRHALDSGINWIDTAALYGLGHSEEVVARALEGRQPRPYVFTKCGMVWDAQGRISKVLEADSVRRECEASLRRLRVDAIDLYQIHWPVESLDVIEEVWTAMEALKREGKIRWAGVSNFNTAQLERAGSIAPPTALQPPYSLIRRDIEQDILPFCERHGIGVIVYSPMASGLLTGSMTHARVAGFSEDDWRRRNASFQEPELTRNLALVEFLREVGQRHGRSPAEVAIAWTLRNPVVTGAIVGARSAAQVDGFIQAGEFRLTADEVREVEDFLRRQRAS; encoded by the coding sequence ATGCGGACGCGGAGGCTGGGGTCATCCGACCTGGACATCACCCCGCTGGGCCTGGGGGCCTGGGTCATCGGAGGCAGCGGTTGGCAGTACACCTGGGGTTCGCAGGATGACGCGGAGTCCATCGAGGCCATCCGGCATGCGCTGGACTCGGGCATCAACTGGATAGACACCGCGGCGTTGTATGGCCTGGGGCACTCGGAGGAGGTGGTGGCGCGAGCGCTCGAGGGCCGACAGCCACGGCCGTATGTCTTCACCAAGTGCGGCATGGTCTGGGACGCGCAGGGGCGCATCTCCAAGGTGCTCGAGGCGGACTCGGTGCGCCGTGAATGCGAGGCCTCGCTGCGCCGGTTGAGGGTCGACGCCATCGACCTGTACCAGATTCACTGGCCGGTGGAGTCGCTGGACGTCATCGAAGAGGTCTGGACGGCGATGGAGGCCCTCAAGCGCGAGGGGAAGATTCGCTGGGCTGGCGTGAGCAACTTCAACACCGCGCAATTGGAGCGCGCGGGGAGCATCGCGCCTCCGACAGCCCTCCAGCCGCCCTACTCGCTCATCCGCCGCGACATCGAGCAGGACATCCTGCCCTTCTGCGAGCGACATGGCATCGGCGTCATCGTCTATTCGCCCATGGCCTCCGGTCTGCTCACGGGCTCGATGACGCACGCGCGCGTGGCGGGCTTCTCCGAGGATGACTGGCGCCGTAGAAACGCGAGCTTCCAGGAGCCGGAGCTCACGCGCAACCTGGCGTTGGTGGAGTTCCTGCGCGAGGTGGGGCAGCGACACGGACGCTCGCCCGCGGAGGTGGCCATCGCGTGGACGCTGCGGAACCCCGTCGTCACGGGCGCCATCGTCGGCGCGCGCAGCGCCGCGC